The proteins below come from a single Deinococcus aerolatus genomic window:
- a CDS encoding class I SAM-dependent rRNA methyltransferase has product MKKSAAVTLQPAAVRRTLGRYPYGHSGDIADADAGIAPGEVVDVKAPGGKVIARGYFNPDGATPLRLLTWEREDIDLKFYRARVKAALKRREGRILNTDAVRAVYAEADGLPGVVADQFGDVLAVQLRNAGTERHRDLILKALREVTGAASAYERSDTGERRREGLGMVAGPLWGEVPERVEFHEDDLSLHFAPMDAQKTGFFLDQRDNRRLMRSLVQPGQGFLDVYSYTGGFSLHAAKAGAKSVGVDKDQVALAALEGAARGNGVNSNVGVRWGDALEVLAALEREKRSFGAAVLDPPTLAKRRDDVPRAKRIFTDGAAHTLRMLVSGGHLMISTCAHYIRVDDLLDAARVAAAEADCDAEVVAVTYQPADHPHLLSVPESLYLKSILLRKHA; this is encoded by the coding sequence ATGAAGAAGTCCGCCGCCGTCACCCTCCAGCCCGCCGCCGTCCGGCGCACCCTGGGCCGCTATCCCTACGGGCATTCGGGCGACATCGCCGACGCCGACGCGGGCATCGCGCCCGGCGAGGTCGTGGACGTGAAAGCTCCCGGCGGCAAGGTGATCGCGCGCGGGTACTTCAACCCAGACGGCGCGACGCCGCTGCGCCTGCTCACCTGGGAGCGGGAAGACATTGACCTGAAGTTCTACCGCGCCCGCGTAAAGGCCGCCCTCAAGCGCCGCGAGGGCCGCATCCTGAACACCGACGCCGTGCGGGCCGTCTACGCCGAGGCCGATGGGCTGCCGGGCGTGGTGGCCGATCAGTTCGGGGACGTGCTGGCCGTGCAGCTTCGCAACGCCGGGACTGAGCGGCACCGGGACCTGATCCTGAAAGCGCTGCGCGAGGTGACCGGGGCCGCCAGCGCCTACGAGCGCAGCGATACCGGTGAGCGCCGCCGCGAGGGGCTGGGCATGGTGGCCGGGCCGCTGTGGGGCGAGGTGCCGGAGCGCGTCGAGTTCCATGAGGACGACCTGAGCCTGCACTTTGCGCCGATGGACGCCCAGAAGACCGGCTTCTTTCTGGACCAGCGCGACAACCGCCGCCTGATGCGCTCGCTGGTGCAGCCCGGCCAGGGCTTTCTGGACGTGTACTCGTACACCGGTGGCTTCAGCCTGCACGCGGCCAAGGCAGGTGCAAAAAGCGTGGGGGTGGACAAGGACCAGGTGGCCCTGGCCGCGCTGGAAGGGGCCGCGCGGGGCAACGGCGTGAACAGCAACGTGGGCGTGCGCTGGGGCGACGCGCTGGAGGTGCTGGCCGCGCTGGAGCGCGAGAAGCGCAGCTTCGGGGCCGCCGTGCTGGATCCGCCCACCCTGGCCAAGCGCCGCGACGACGTGCCGCGGGCCAAGCGCATCTTCACCGACGGCGCGGCCCACACGCTGCGGATGCTGGTCAGCGGCGGCCACCTGATGATCAGCACCTGTGCCCACTACATTCGGGTGGACGATCTGCTGGACGCCGCCCGCGTGGCCGCCGCCGAGGCCGACTGCGACGCCGAGGTGGTGGCCGTGACGTACCAGCCCGCCGACCACCCGCACCTGCTGAGCGTGCCCGAAAGTCTGTATCTCAAGAGCATTCTGCTGCGCAAACATGCGTGA
- the rpsT gene encoding 30S ribosomal protein S20, which produces MALRHKSAQKRHRQSLKRRMLNRSRKSTIKTFTKKALAAVTNGEDLAAAQSKAESLIDKAAKGSTMHKNTAARKKSRLAKALNKAKAAQEGTQQG; this is translated from the coding sequence ATGGCTTTACGTCACAAGTCCGCCCAGAAGCGCCACCGCCAGAGCCTCAAGCGCCGCATGCTCAACCGCAGCCGCAAGAGCACCATCAAGACCTTCACCAAGAAGGCGCTGGCCGCCGTGACCAACGGTGAGGACCTGGCCGCAGCCCAGAGCAAGGCCGAGAGCCTGATCGACAAGGCCGCCAAGGGCAGCACCATGCACAAGAACACCGCCGCCCGCAAGAAGAGCCGCCTGGCCAAGGCCCTCAACAAGGCCAAGGCTGCCCAGGAAGGCACGCAGCAGGGCTAA
- the recX gene encoding regulatory protein RecX (binds RecA and inhibits RecA-mediated DNA strand exchange and ATP hydrolysis and coprotease activities), which yields MRSRRPHPPEGDAPPREVRPRTPQEQRDALLAYAFRALGGRALTETELRGKLERRSDTPELVEEVLKRVQELGYQDDEQVARIEGTRRGVGTFRVRQTLKRRGVPENLIQDTLEARDPDEERAGALEVLERRWPALARKKDPRASAYAFLARRGYGGDAIWPAIRELSERLPPAEDDEESEGDGE from the coding sequence ATGCGAAGTCGCCGTCCCCATCCGCCCGAGGGTGATGCGCCCCCGCGCGAGGTCCGGCCCAGGACCCCGCAGGAGCAGCGCGACGCCCTGCTGGCCTACGCCTTCCGTGCGCTGGGCGGCCGAGCGCTGACCGAGACCGAGCTGCGCGGCAAGCTGGAGCGCCGCAGCGACACCCCGGAGCTGGTCGAGGAAGTCCTGAAGCGCGTGCAGGAACTGGGCTACCAAGATGACGAACAGGTGGCCCGCATCGAGGGCACCCGGCGTGGCGTGGGGACCTTCCGGGTGCGCCAGACCCTCAAGCGCCGGGGCGTGCCCGAGAACCTGATTCAGGACACCCTGGAGGCCCGGGATCCTGACGAGGAGCGTGCCGGGGCGCTGGAAGTGCTGGAGCGGCGCTGGCCGGCGCTGGCCCGCAAGAAGGACCCGAGGGCCAGCGCCTACGCCTTTCTGGCTCGCCGGGGCTACGGCGGCGACGCCATCTGGCCCGCCATCCGCGAACTGAGCGAGCGCCTGCCGCCCGCAGAGGACGACGAGGAATCTGAGGGCGACGGGGAGTAA
- a CDS encoding metallophosphoesterase — protein sequence MRVFAIADLHLAYVTPKPMTVFGPQWAGHPEAIYERWREVVRPGDLVLLPGDLSWAMRLPDAMTDLARVAQLPGTKVLLRGNHDYWWPTPSRLRAALPPGMLAVHNDAVRVEDSGGRGVVVCGTRGWNTPGYVPLNEEDQRLLNREAQRLTLSVEAAARLRQPGDHVLMMLHYPPASAPYPPNPLTTVIEAARPELIAYGHLHGVPVEKSMRHVNGIPAHLVAADGLKFTPKLLLDTGD from the coding sequence ATGCGCGTCTTTGCCATCGCCGATCTGCATCTGGCCTACGTGACCCCCAAACCCATGACGGTCTTCGGGCCGCAGTGGGCCGGGCACCCGGAGGCCATCTATGAGCGCTGGCGCGAGGTGGTGCGCCCCGGCGATCTGGTGCTGCTGCCCGGTGACCTGTCGTGGGCCATGCGCCTGCCCGACGCCATGACCGATCTGGCGCGGGTGGCCCAGCTGCCCGGCACCAAGGTTCTGTTGCGCGGCAACCACGACTACTGGTGGCCCACGCCGTCCAGGCTGCGCGCGGCCTTGCCTCCCGGCATGCTGGCCGTCCACAACGACGCCGTGCGGGTTGAGGATTCAGGGGGCCGGGGTGTGGTGGTCTGCGGCACCCGCGGCTGGAACACGCCGGGCTATGTCCCCTTGAATGAGGAGGACCAGAGGCTTCTGAACCGCGAGGCCCAGCGCCTGACCCTCAGCGTGGAGGCGGCGGCGCGGCTGCGGCAGCCGGGCGATCACGTTCTGATGATGCTGCACTACCCGCCCGCCTCGGCCCCCTACCCCCCCAATCCGCTGACCACCGTGATCGAGGCGGCGCGGCCCGAGCTGATCGCCTATGGCCACCTGCACGGCGTTCCGGTTGAAAAGTCCATGCGGCATGTGAACGGGATTCCCGCGCATCTGGTGGCGGCGGATGGCCTGAAATTCACGCCGAAGCTGCTGCTGGATACCGGGGATTAG
- a CDS encoding GNAT family N-acetyltransferase, producing the protein MDGVLVGYTDLAGFTVRSAEFGIAIGEPGLWGQGLGLQAGRLTLAHAFHDLGLQTVTAEVHAPNVRSRALMRRLGFSENGQGRSEEYRGEMVPVIRYMLERADFKD; encoded by the coding sequence GTGGACGGCGTGCTGGTGGGCTACACCGATCTGGCGGGGTTCACGGTCCGCAGCGCCGAGTTTGGCATCGCCATCGGGGAGCCGGGCCTGTGGGGCCAGGGACTGGGGTTGCAGGCCGGGCGGCTGACGCTGGCGCACGCCTTCCATGATCTGGGCCTTCAGACTGTGACTGCCGAGGTTCATGCGCCCAACGTGCGTTCGCGGGCGCTGATGCGGCGGCTGGGCTTCTCCGAAAACGGGCAGGGCAGATCAGAGGAATACCGGGGCGAGATGGTACCGGTGATCCGCTACATGCTGGAGCGTGCAGACTTCAAAGATTGA
- a CDS encoding TrmB family transcriptional regulator has translation MSAVIHLQALGLTEYEARAYTALLALGRAVPARVARQAGIPRPKIYETLERLEGRGLAAKVGQNPLEYAPLSAREYLARARRSFDDRLGALDRDLSRLAPDPAPEAVYHLYGEAAIRSLCEDLTLNARRSLFMAGEPSFAADLERLAPRGVELHRTHLAGLPSIAAVGQHAFLLTRDGEAALIAHFIAEDGVGQAHGVHTHNPVIIHLIEGYVNLAAHQVTSAHPAGHLEDQTR, from the coding sequence ATGAGCGCCGTGATTCACCTGCAAGCGCTGGGCCTCACCGAGTACGAGGCCCGCGCGTATACCGCCCTGCTGGCGCTGGGCCGCGCCGTGCCGGCCCGCGTGGCGCGGCAGGCCGGGATTCCCCGTCCCAAGATCTACGAGACCCTGGAGCGTCTGGAGGGCCGGGGGCTGGCCGCCAAGGTGGGTCAGAATCCGCTGGAATACGCCCCGCTCAGCGCCCGCGAGTACCTGGCGCGAGCGCGGCGCAGCTTCGACGACCGGCTGGGCGCGCTGGACCGCGACCTCTCGCGTCTGGCCCCCGACCCAGCGCCGGAAGCGGTGTACCACCTGTACGGCGAGGCCGCCATCCGCAGCCTGTGCGAGGACCTGACCCTGAACGCCCGGCGCAGCCTGTTCATGGCCGGAGAACCCAGCTTTGCGGCGGACCTGGAACGTCTGGCCCCGCGCGGCGTGGAGCTGCACCGCACCCATCTGGCGGGCCTGCCCAGCATTGCGGCGGTGGGCCAGCACGCCTTCCTGCTGACCCGCGACGGCGAGGCGGCACTGATCGCCCACTTCATCGCTGAGGACGGCGTGGGGCAGGCGCACGGGGTCCATACCCACAACCCGGTGATCATCCATCTGATTGAGGGCTACGTGAATCTCGCGGCGCATCAGGTGACGTCGGCCCACCCTGCCGGGCACCTGGAAGACCAGACCCGTTGA
- a CDS encoding ACT domain-containing protein, which produces MSLTLSVLSGEYAVCQLPEDAVPPAWAFAGEFWSVTRAPGELSVVCAAARVPEDVRAQRGWAALRLHGPFEFTLTGILAGVLNPLRDAGVGIFALSTFDTDYVLVAQARLAEAVAALMAAGHTVNL; this is translated from the coding sequence ATGTCCCTGACCCTCTCTGTCCTGAGCGGCGAATATGCTGTGTGCCAGCTTCCCGAAGACGCCGTGCCGCCCGCGTGGGCCTTTGCGGGTGAGTTCTGGAGCGTGACCCGCGCGCCCGGTGAGCTGTCGGTGGTGTGTGCGGCGGCACGCGTGCCGGAGGACGTACGGGCGCAGAGAGGCTGGGCCGCCCTGCGGCTGCACGGCCCCTTCGAATTCACGCTGACCGGCATTCTGGCGGGCGTGCTGAATCCGCTGCGGGACGCGGGCGTGGGCATCTTTGCCCTGTCCACCTTTGACACCGATTACGTGCTGGTGGCGCAGGCGCGGCTGGCGGAGGCGGTGGCCGCCCTAATGGCGGCGGGGCATACCGTCAATCTTTGA
- the pdxR gene encoding MocR-like pyridoxine biosynthesis transcription factor PdxR, producing the protein MAGAGVRALNTRALGGRGASGDWGELALAEPLPGEALHARVARTLRGAVTGGLLSEGTRLPGHRRLAGVLGVSRNTLVDALAGLEAEGYLRVQGRSGTVVCVPAAEAGAPFTATVDELPLSAWATRALSGGEDAAEGHYSVDFRVGQPVPELYPEAAWTAALARQAGRLGRRTQGGPASDPLGPLETRRALSAYLNAVRGARVTPEMVMLTGGTQSALDALARVFLEPGRMAAVEDPTYPGARAALSATGAAVVPVPVDGSGLRPGALPPHATLLYLTPGCQYPTGVTLGAARRAALVAWARRGNAFVLEDDYAADLHHTGRPLPVMQGLAPDRVILLGSFSKSLAPATRSGFLVAPPPVLRVLARTRPLTDRAPGTLDALALADVLSSGAYGRHLRRARLVLAHRQDVLLAALGEWQPTWEAHGAASGLHVYVRLPPGLSEAQAVAGAARRGVALSPVAPLSAAGGRAAVLLAFAHLTPETIRQGVRRLSLAP; encoded by the coding sequence CTGGCTGGAGCGGGAGTTCGGGCGCTGAATACAAGGGCGCTGGGCGGGCGCGGCGCGTCCGGGGACTGGGGAGAGCTGGCCCTGGCCGAGCCGCTGCCGGGCGAGGCGCTGCACGCCCGCGTGGCCCGCACCCTGCGCGGCGCCGTGACCGGCGGCCTGCTGTCCGAAGGCACGCGCCTGCCCGGCCACCGCCGTCTGGCCGGGGTGCTGGGCGTCTCGCGCAATACCCTGGTGGACGCCCTGGCGGGCCTGGAGGCCGAGGGTTACCTGCGTGTGCAGGGCCGCAGCGGAACGGTGGTCTGCGTACCCGCCGCTGAGGCAGGCGCCCCGTTCACGGCGACCGTGGATGAATTGCCCCTCAGCGCCTGGGCCACCCGCGCCCTGTCGGGCGGCGAGGACGCCGCCGAGGGCCACTACTCGGTGGATTTCCGCGTGGGTCAGCCGGTGCCTGAGCTGTACCCGGAAGCGGCCTGGACGGCGGCCCTGGCCCGTCAGGCGGGGCGACTGGGCCGCAGAACGCAGGGTGGCCCCGCCTCGGATCCGCTGGGGCCATTGGAAACCCGCCGCGCCCTGTCAGCCTACCTGAACGCCGTGCGCGGCGCGCGGGTCACGCCTGAGATGGTGATGCTTACCGGCGGCACGCAGTCGGCACTGGACGCGCTGGCCCGCGTGTTTCTGGAGCCGGGGCGCATGGCGGCGGTGGAGGACCCCACCTACCCCGGCGCGCGGGCAGCACTGTCGGCCACCGGGGCGGCGGTGGTGCCGGTGCCGGTGGACGGGAGCGGCCTGCGCCCCGGAGCCCTGCCCCCGCACGCCACGCTGCTGTACCTGACCCCCGGTTGCCAGTACCCCACCGGCGTGACCCTGGGGGCCGCCCGCCGCGCCGCACTGGTGGCCTGGGCGCGGCGCGGCAACGCCTTTGTGCTGGAAGACGACTACGCCGCCGACTTGCACCACACGGGCCGCCCCCTGCCGGTGATGCAGGGACTGGCCCCGGACCGGGTGATTTTGCTGGGCAGTTTCAGCAAGAGCCTGGCCCCGGCCACCCGCAGCGGCTTTCTGGTGGCTCCACCTCCGGTGCTGCGGGTGCTGGCCCGCACCCGCCCGCTGACGGACCGGGCACCCGGCACGCTGGACGCCCTGGCCCTGGCCGACGTGCTCAGTTCAGGGGCGTACGGGCGGCATCTGCGCCGGGCGCGGCTGGTGCTGGCCCACCGGCAGGACGTGCTGCTGGCGGCCCTGGGCGAGTGGCAGCCCACCTGGGAGGCGCACGGCGCGGCTTCCGGGCTGCATGTGTACGTGCGGCTGCCCCCCGGTCTGAGCGAGGCGCAGGCCGTGGCCGGGGCGGCGCGGCGGGGCGTGGCCCTGTCGCCTGTTGCACCCCTCTCGGCCGCTGGGGGGCGGGCCGCCGTGCTGCTGGCCTTCGCCCACCTGACCCCCGAGACCATCCGGCAGGGGGTCCGGCGGCTGTCGCTCGCCCCCTGA
- a CDS encoding aldo/keto reductase has protein sequence MTPSTDLPARTLRDLTVSALGLGCMGMSEFYGDAEEAESVRTLDRALDLGVTFFDTADIYGPHTNEELLGRWLRGKRDRVVLATKFGIVREPGYPMQRSLSGRPEYVRKSIEASLKRLKTDHIDLYYLHRLDPQTPIEDTVGAMGELVERGMVRYLGLSEVDAATLRRADATHPITALQSEYSLWTRDPEHVQHPTDDQGSGDEQPGESVLAACRDLGVGLVPYSPLGRGFLTGQLKSPDDFGPDDFRRTSPRFQGENFQKNLDLVAEVQQMARDKGCTGAQLALAWVLAQGKHIVPIPGTKRVKYLEENLGALDVTLNPDDLARIDATFPPGVATGARYGQIQAAQR, from the coding sequence ATGACCCCATCCACCGATCTTCCTGCCCGCACACTTCGCGATCTGACCGTGTCCGCCCTGGGCTTGGGCTGCATGGGCATGAGCGAGTTCTACGGCGACGCCGAAGAGGCCGAGAGCGTCCGCACGCTGGACCGTGCGCTGGACCTGGGCGTCACGTTCTTCGACACCGCCGACATCTACGGCCCCCACACCAACGAGGAACTGCTGGGCCGCTGGCTCAGGGGCAAGCGTGACCGCGTGGTGCTGGCCACCAAATTCGGCATCGTGCGCGAGCCGGGCTACCCGATGCAGCGCAGCCTGTCGGGGCGGCCCGAGTACGTGCGGAAGTCCATCGAGGCCAGCCTCAAGCGCCTGAAGACCGATCACATCGATCTGTACTACCTGCACCGCCTCGATCCGCAGACGCCCATTGAGGACACCGTGGGCGCGATGGGCGAACTGGTGGAGCGCGGCATGGTGCGTTACCTGGGCCTGTCGGAGGTGGACGCCGCAACGCTGCGCCGCGCCGACGCCACCCATCCGATCACCGCCCTGCAAAGCGAGTACTCCCTGTGGACCCGTGATCCGGAACACGTCCAGCACCCCACAGATGACCAGGGCTCCGGTGACGAACAGCCCGGCGAGAGCGTGCTGGCCGCCTGCCGTGACCTGGGCGTGGGGCTGGTGCCGTACAGCCCGCTGGGACGCGGTTTCCTGACCGGGCAGCTCAAGTCCCCCGACGACTTCGGCCCCGACGATTTCCGCCGCACCAGCCCGCGCTTTCAGGGCGAGAACTTCCAGAAGAACCTGGATCTGGTGGCCGAGGTGCAGCAGATGGCGCGTGACAAGGGCTGCACAGGGGCGCAGCTGGCGCTGGCGTGGGTGCTGGCGCAGGGCAAACACATCGTCCCCATCCCCGGCACCAAGCGGGTCAAGTACCTGGAGGAAAACCTGGGTGCGCTGGATGTGACGCTGAACCCCGACGATCTGGCCCGCATCGACGCCACCTTTCCGCCGGGCGTGGCGACGGGGGCGCGGTATGGGCAGATTCAGGCGGCGCAGCGGTAG